A region of the Phaseolus vulgaris cultivar G19833 chromosome 11, P. vulgaris v2.0, whole genome shotgun sequence genome:
CCATGTTCGGAGAAAGCACAGTTCTTCACGCTGAGAAGAAGAATTAAGTTGAACACTTTAAAACACCTTTTCTGGGTCTTATATATATAACCCAAAACCTCACTCATGGCACATGTTTCTGTTGTCTCCGCTGCTGTTAAAAGGTAAGGAACCTCTAACCTATCAAACACACACAAATCCTCCccatttattttgataatcTATCATAGAATTATTAGCTTGCTAACATAAGATGGCATGCAGGCTTGAGGGGAAAGTGGCCATTATCACTGGTGGTGCCAGCGGTATTGGCGAGGCCACTGCAAGACTCTTCTCCGAGCATGGAGCTCATGTGGTGATAGCTGATATTCAAGACGATTTGGGTCTTTCTCTATGCAACGAATTGGAATCTGCTGTGTATGTTCATTGTGATGTGACAGAGGAAGAAGACGTTGAAAACTGCGTGAACATAGCAGTTTCAAAGTATGGGAAGCTGGACATCATGTTTAACAACGCTGGTTCAAGTGATTTGTTCAAAAGAAGCATACTTGACAATACCAAGTCTGATTTCGAGAGAGTGTTGAGTGTGAACTTGGTTGGTCCATTTCTGGGAACAAAGCACGCAGCAAGGGTAATGATTCCTGCTAAAAGGGGTTGCATAATTAACACAGCTAGTATTGCTGGATGCATAGGTGGAGGAGCTACACATGCCTACACCAGTGCAAAGCATGGTCTACTGGGACTGATGAAAAACACGGCGGTGGAGCTTGGAGAATTCGGTATTCGGGTGAACTGCGTGTCTCCCCATTTGGTTGTGACACCGTTgctaaataaatatttcaatctTAATGAAGAAGGAGCTCGTAAGAGTTATACCAACCTAAAAGGTTGGCATCCTGTGGCTAACGATGTAGCCGAAGCTGCTCTTTACTTGGCAAGCGATGAGTCTAAGTATGTTAGTTCTCTCAATATTGTTTTAGATGGAGGATTGACCAATTCAAATGTTGGATTTCCTATGTTTGGAAAATCCGAGTAAAAATACTTTGTCTCTAAATAACTGTATTGTCGTTGTTTTGGCTTGGTGATTATTGGTCATAAAATTTACCTGTCAACATGTGTGAAGAAAGAAGGCAATAGATTGGTGGGTATTAATTTACAACCCTCACTCTAATGTAGCCATTTTCgtattcagaaaataaagataTGTTGAATGTTTGGGAAATTTGTGTAAAGATTTTGTCTTTAACTCTTCAGAAACTTTAGTTGACACCATATATGAAGAAAGAAGACAATGTATAATCCTCACACAATCTAACCTTTTTGCTCATTTGTGTAGAATTGAACAAGGATGTGTTactatgaaaattaattttatcctTCATCTACCCGTCAATATAAAATGATAACATTTTTCTTATGAATTCTTTgatgcatttttatttttggacATTGGTTTGAATATCTAAAAATGATCAATTCAAGTTAAAGATGATGAAACTAATTCACTCACATCCATaagtagaagaagaaaattaaCATGTGATCAATTAATTTTACTTTAGGATTTGGTCAACCAATGTTCACCCTACCTAGAACAACTTATCAAGAATTTGCACTGCGGTAAATTTTTAGGACAACTATGCATATAGCACACCCTATTCGCTGTAACCATTTATTCTATAGTTTAGCATGTCCTACCATGCAAATCTTTAACATTCTTTTTTAAGGATATAATGATACACTAAAAACCCACATCTTCTATGTAATCATATTACAAtattactttaatattttattatatcattaaattccaaatttaccttttattatatatatttatttttatatccaTCACATCTAGAATTGTATACAACTCTAAGAGTTATCAAactatattttccttttttcaATGTTACtcatgaaatttatttttttatttcaataaaaataataaataaatgtgaaacattttaaaaatgtttcaaTCATATACATTAAGATTATGTTACATAACTTTAGAAAAAATCCAAATCATTACCAAAAATTGAAACATCTTTAGGTCTTGCACAACTTGTTTTTACCTCTTGACCTAAAAGCAGGTAACCTATCATCAATAGTCCTAAGTAAGCATATCAAAAAACCAAACTAACAAACCACATTGTATGTAATTAGTCTTTAATACTTAGTGTAAAATTATTGTGAAATTTATAAACATCACATGTTACATTAACCATTATCAAAATTTGCAAGGCAAATGTACCTTTTTACATAAGTGTTGTAGTGCATaaagaagagaaagataaaaaaaaaaaaaaaaaaaaagtgataggGGTTGGTGATAGTGTGCTATTAATGTACACCTATATGGCAACATATGTGAGTGAGGTTTTAAGATGCTTTATTACACGCTTGAGAACAAATTCACAGCAAATTAGTACAAGTTCATAAACGTTGTGGGTCTTAccgtttaaatttattttaccataaatattttactgattttttttcttcaaaaggtTAATTACTTATAAGAAGTATTTCaataatcaaattttattttttaaaaatagtgtttaaaaataattttagataaaaaattatacatttctTACTATTTATTACAAagtatttaacattttattttaaatttatatatatatatatatattaaaattataattataaatgtatTACAACTccaaatattattactattttatataatttttatattttgatatagTATAATCACTTAtgcatacaataattttttttaaattaacttataaattatgtattaagcacttaatatataaatttacaaattttgttataaaataagATTGAATAATACATGAGATAATTATGGTTGTTTTTAactttcttataaaaaaaagtcacaCCTTAAACGAATTATATCTTATAATTATAGTTAGCAAAAATAACTTTTACGGTTATCtctaaaaaatcattatttatgttaaaattGTTGTTATTTTGGAGTAACATCATTCAAACTTAAAAGTCATATTActactatttttatttagttatgGGTACCGTAATTGTTTAGACAAAGTGTGCCTAGATAGTACTTAAGATTGGTTGTAATAATTGTTGTAGGTGTCGGTCGTTCGGTCGCTTCCTCGTACTCCATTGCTTCACTCTTTCAGACTCTTTAGTTTCGGTCGAGAGTAAACTTACAAAAGATTTTCTAACAATCAAGTAAGTACTTTGTGTTATGAGAGTGTATTGTGAAATTGATAGAATGACACCTTACTCCATTGTAGAGGGCTTATTTATAGCATTGAGTCATGGGCCATTTGACTGATAGGTCGAATCTAGCATATATATGCACTAAATCAGTGTTAGCTGATTTCTCGAGAGGTAACCCTGATTTATAGGGAGGTATACTTGAAGAATATCTTCAATAAATCAATGTTAGCTAATTTATTGGGGTATTATCCGGATTTGATGGGATATAGCATCCTATGGGTCTGTGGCCAGCTGGTAATGAAACAATGTTCCAGGTGTTGTTTTATGTCAATACTAATAATTTAGCTTCCATGGCTTCCTTCCAATAAGGAGAAAGAATGGCCTGATCATATGATGAAGGTTATTATGTGTAGAAATGTTAGCTAAAATTGTGCAATGAGCAGAGGATATGTtggaataagaaataaaatgagaAAGTGCATATCGTGTACCTAGGAGAGAACCTTGGCTAAGAGTGGATTGATTGGCAGGACGTGGCAACAAATTATCTTTAAGCCATGTAGGAGGTTGCTTGAGGCGTGTAAAATGTCAAAGTGGTTGCGTAGAAATATTAGGGGAAGAATTAGGTGTAGGAGATGCAGTGGTCATAGGTTCAAGAATAAGCTCAATGGGTATGGGTTTGGTAATGGGCTCACTGGAAAAAGTTGGTGAAGTCGATTGTGAGTTCGGTAGTGTGGTAGGAAATGTAGAATTTTGATGGTTTAAGTCAAGGACCAAATTTGGTAGGATAGGAGAGTGTGAGGGTGATGTTGTTTCATGAGaaggaaaaattattttgtgaaaaaccacATCCCTACTGTCAAAAATAGTTTTGTCTTCAAGATCATATAATTTGTAGCCTTTATGATTAGTTGGATATCCAATAAAGACACAATGTTGAGCGCGAGGATCAAATTTGTGTTTGGGATAATTCACTATTGCATAACATAGGTTGCCGAAAATACGTAAATGTGTAACGGATGGAACTTGATTTTATAATAGTTGAAAGGGTGTGTTATCTGAAAAAATGAGGGAAGGTAAGTGATTAATGAGGTAAACCGCGGTAAAAACACAATCTTCCGAAAAACGAATAGGTAAATTAAACCGATAAAGAAGAGATCGTGCAAATGGCAGGATATGACGGTGTTTGTGCTCAACCACCTCGTTTTGTTGGGGTATACACACATGTATGTTGGCATTCAATGACGTGATCAAGAAAAAGTTTATGCATGGAAAGAATTTTCGTACCATTATCTGTTCGGACGACTTTAGCATGAATGTGGAATTGTGTATAAGCAAATATGATGAAAGATTGTAGTAGACGTTGGGTATCTAATTTGTGTTGCATAAAAAAAACCCATGTGCATCTAGTGAAATCATTGaagatgttttaaaaaaatcatgcaTTTGAATAAGTAGGTGATTTATAAGGGTCCCAAATATCACAATGTAACAAATCAAATGGACACTGTGTATTTATTGCATTGGAAATAAAAGGCAGTCTTGCTTGTTTAGCAATGGGACAAATATTGCAGTTATTATGAGTAGACGTATTACTGAAAGAAAATAACAAAGATGTCAATTTTAAACGGGATGAAGACAGATGACC
Encoded here:
- the LOC137818029 gene encoding borneol dehydrogenase, mitochondrial-like; translated protein: MAHVSVVSAAVKRLEGKVAIITGGASGIGEATARLFSEHGAHVVIADIQDDLGLSLCNELESAVYVHCDVTEEEDVENCVNIAVSKYGKLDIMFNNAGSSDLFKRSILDNTKSDFERVLSVNLVGPFLGTKHAARVMIPAKRGCIINTASIAGCIGGGATHAYTSAKHGLLGLMKNTAVELGEFGIRVNCVSPHLVVTPLLNKYFNLNEEGARKSYTNLKGWHPVANDVAEAALYLASDESKYVSSLNIVLDGGLTNSNVGFPMFGKSE